From one Brachypodium distachyon strain Bd21 chromosome 4, Brachypodium_distachyon_v3.0, whole genome shotgun sequence genomic stretch:
- the LOC104584847 gene encoding uncharacterized protein LOC104584847 → MSDLSRTSSSQVQFVRSISIFDTQTQTSTTEMSDLSRTRSSQVQPPTDPGEEVRFRDSFDKAAEVFGLNFKFHAVETKIHRFPEGLRGLGDRYIVPMAVAIGPYHHGCRRLMEMEKVKDAAAHHFIEHTGSTFEVIWETFYNDTVQARRYYAEPVMQSISDAAFVRMMFCDACFLLQYMLSIPSSHTSPTPSSHTSPTPSKHLHKVDESLRNLFVSNRASIENDIMLLENQLPWTVLKALMKLWHVHEVDVDEFIVKMGAKFDILSKHNHMLSNTRSASVADHHRYSPPHLLGLLRSHKIAASKEADGDSQVEPMKMSVPIGASQLEINGIKLTASKSAEFNGVELTKGFFYDKFSLAPLSLDRTTACWLVNMAAFEVWTAASFSEGSEKTAVSSYLALLAMLTDREEDVHKLRKDRLVRTELTDKQTLEFFDKIVEHISPGRCYIKILADMDECKRKRCVRISVHKFVSRNSKAIVTVLTIIGVLVGIFKTLFTLMQPRQIS, encoded by the coding sequence ATGTCAGATCTCTCCCGTACTAGTAGCTCCCAGGTCCAGTTTGTGCGATCGATCTCGATCTTTGACACACAGACTCAGACATCCACCACAGAGATGTCAGATCTCTCCCGTACTCGTAGCTCCCAGGTCCAGCCGCCTACTGATCCGGGGGAGGAGGTCAGGTTCCGGGATTCTTTTGACAAAGCAGCCGAAGTTTTTGGGTTGAACTTCAAGTTCCACGCAGTGGAAACGAAGATCCATCGGTTCCCTGAGGGCCTACGAGGCCTTGGGGATCGGTACATCGTCCCTATGGCCGTGGCCATCGGGCCTTACCACCACGGCTGCCGCCGGctgatggagatggagaaggtGAAAGACGCTGCTGCCCACCACTTCATCGAGCACACAGGAAGCACATTCGAGGTCATCTGGGAAACGTTCTACAACGACACGGTCCAAGCACGCCGCTACTACGCCGAACCCGTAATGCAGAGCATCAGCGACGCCGCCTTTGTTCGTATGATGTTCTGCGATGCTTGCTTCTTGCTGCAGTATATGCTTTCCATACCTAGTTCTCACACCAGTCCCACTCCTAGTTCTCACACTAGCCCCACTCCCAGCAAACATCTTCATAAGGTGGATGAGTCGTTGCGAAACCTTTTCGTCTCCAACCGAGCTTCCATCGAGAATGACATCATGCTGCTAGAAAACCAGCTGCCCTGGACGGTGCTCAAAGCCCTCATGAAGTTGTGGCATGTGCATGAGGTGGATGTCGATGAGTTCATTGTAAAGATGGGGGCAAAATTTGATATCCTCTCCAAGCACAACCACATGCTGTCCAATACCAGATCTGCTTCTGTCGCAGATCATCATCGATACAGTCCACCacatctccttggcctccttcGATCTCATAAGATAGCGGCATCCAAAGAAGCAGATGGAGACTCACAAGTTGAACCAATGAAAATGTCGGTACCTATTGGTGCCAGTCAGCTTGAAATAAATGGCATCAAGCTGACAGCCAGCAAGTCTGCAGAGTTCAACGGCGTAGAATTGACGAAAGGATTCTTCTACGACAAGTTCTCCCTGGCGCCACTATCCCTTGACAGGACAACGGCATGCTGGCTTGTCAACATGGCGGCTTTTGAGGTATGGACAGCTGCAAGTTTCTCGGAGGGTTCTGAGAAGACTGCTGTTAGCTCGTACCTCGCTCTCCTTGCGATGCTCACGGATCGGGAGGAGGACGTACACAAGCTAAGGAAAGACCGTTTGGTGCGTACAGAACTCACCGACAAGCAAACGCTTGAATTCTTCGACAAAATTGTCGAACACATATCCCCTGGCCGCTGCTACATCAAAATCCTGGCAGACATGGATGAATGCAAGCGCAAGAGGTGTGTTCGGATCAGTGTGCACAAGTTTGTTTCCAGAAACTCTAAGGCCATTGTTACGGTGCTCACCATTATTGGTGTTCTTGTGGGTATCTTCAAGACGCTCTTCACTCTGATGCAGCCACGCCAAATATCATAA